One genomic segment of Odocoileus virginianus isolate 20LAN1187 ecotype Illinois chromosome 17, Ovbor_1.2, whole genome shotgun sequence includes these proteins:
- the TSEN54 gene encoding tRNA-splicing endonuclease subunit Sen54 isoform X1, whose protein sequence is MDPEPESASVEVPAGRVLSAPELFAARSRSQKLPQRSHGPKDFLPDGSEAQAERLRLCRQELWQLLAEERVERLGSLVAAEWRPEEGFVELKSPAGKFWQTMGFSEQGRQRLHPEEALYLLECGSIQLFHQDLPLSIQEAYQLLLTEDTVTFLQYQVFSHLKRLGYVVRRFQPSSVLSPYERQLNLDGGAPCLEGKRKRRRSSSQSINKKPKALQNPLQGMDGTPESPATCSPPPQKQNSCHPEEEPQESSPVKSPVGPLQLLGSLEPCPGLGREGPQCSPENGKIEDGVMGARKPRWNFEQISFPNMAADSRHTLLLAPAPELLPANVAGRETDAESWCQRLNQRKEKLSRRERERQAEAQHFREDVNADPEVQRCSGWQEYKQLLQRRHLQKTQSRPPHLWDQPVTPLLSPGRADSPATVVQQISVMRTTHLADGGARLLEKPGGLEISFDVYQADAVATFRKNNPGKPYVRLCISGSDEPVPDLCTLKRLSYQSGDVPLIFALVDHGDISFYSFRDFTLPRDLEH, encoded by the exons ATGGATCCCGAGCCCGAGTCGGCCTCCGTGGAGGTTCCGGCCGGGCGCGTGCTCAG TGCCCCGGAGCTCTTCGCCGCACGTTCCCGGTCCCAGAAGCTGCCCCAGCGCTCGCATGGCCCCAAGGACTTCCTCCCCGACGGCTCGGAGGCCCAGGCCGAGCGGCTGCGCTTGTGCCGCCAGGAGCTCTGGCAGCTGCTGGCCGAGGAGCGCGTGGAGCGCCT GGGCAGTTTGGTGGCCGCCGAGTGGAGACCAGAAGAAGGCTTCGTGGAGTTGAAGTCTCCTGCG GGTAAATTTTGGCAGACCATGGGCTTTTCAGAGCAGGGCCGGCAGCGGCTTCACCCAGAAGAGGCCTTGTATCTGCTGGAATGT GGCTCCATCCAGCTCTTCCACCAAGACCTGCCACTGTCTATCCAAGAGGCCTACCAGCTGCTGCTGACTGAGGACACGGTGACTTTCCTGCAGTACCAG gTCTTCAGCCACCTGAAGAGACTCGGCTATGTGGTTCGACGATTCCAACCAAG CTCCGTCCTGTCCCCTTACGAGCGGCAGCTGAACTTGGACGGTGGTGCCCCGTGCCTGGAGGGCAAGAGGAAGAGGAGGCGCTCCAGCTCTCA GTCCATTAATAAGAAGCCCAAGGCCTTGCAGAACCCCCTGCAGGGGATGGATGGGACACCTGAGAGCCCAGCAACCTGCAGCCCACCTCCCCAGAAGCAGAACAGCTGCCACCCAGAGGAGGAACCCCAAGAGTCAAGCCCCGTAAAGAGCCCCGTGGGGCCCCTTCAGCTTCTGGGGTCCCTGGAGCCCTGCCCTGGTCTGGGCAGGGAGGGACCGCAATGCAGCCCAGAGAATGGCAAAATAGAGGACGGGGTCATGGGGGCTCGTAAGCCCCGCTGGAACTTTGAGCAGATCTCCTTCCCCAACATGGCTGCGGACAGCCGCCATACCCTCCTGCTCGCCCCCGCCCCCGAGCTGCTCCCAGCCAACGTGGCTGGACGGGAGACGGACGCAGAGTCCTGGTGCCAGAGGCTCAACCAGCGGAAGGAGAAGCTGTCTCGGCGGGAACGGGAGCGACAGGCAGAGGCCCAGCACTTCCGAGAGGATGTGAACGCTGACCCTGAGGTGCAGCGCTGCTCTGGCTGGCAGGAGTACAAGCAGCTGCTGCAACGGCGGCACCTGCAGAAGACCCAGAGCCGCCCCCCACACCTGTGGGACCAGCCTGTCACCCCCTTGCTGAGTCCTGGTCGGGCCGACTCCCCAG CCACAGTCGTTCAGCAGATCTCTGTGATGCGGACGACCCACCTTGCTGATGGAGGCGCCCG GCTGCTGGAGAAGCCCGGGGGCTTGGAGATCAGCTTTGATGTCTACCAGGCTGACGCCGTGGCCACCTTCCGAAAGAATAACCCTGGCAAGCCCTATGTCCGGCTGTGCATTAGCGG ATCTGATGAGCCAGTCCCAGACCTCTGCACCCTCAAGCGGTTGTCCTACCAGAGCGGGGATGTCCCTCTGATTTTTGCCCTAGTGGATCATGGAGACATCTCCTTCTACAGCTTCAGGGACTTCACGCTGCCCAGGGATCTGGAACACTGA
- the TSEN54 gene encoding tRNA-splicing endonuclease subunit Sen54 isoform X2, whose protein sequence is MDPEPESASVEVPAGRVLSAPELFAARSRSQKLPQRSHGPKDFLPDGSEAQAERLRLCRQELWQLLAEERVERLGSLVAAEWRPEEGFVELKSPAGKFWQTMGFSEQGRQRLHPEEALYLLECGSIQLFHQDLPLSIQEAYQLLLTEDTVTFLQYQVFSHLKRLGYVVRRFQPSSVLSPYERQLNLDGGAPCLEGKRKRRRSSSQSINKKPKALQNPLQGMDGTPESPATCSPPPQKQNSCHPEEEPQESSPVKSPVGPLQLLGSLEPCPGLGREGPQCSPENGKIEDGVMGARKPRWNFEQISFPNMAADSRHTLLLAPAPELLPANVAGRETDAESWCQRLNQRKEKLSRRERERQAEAQHFREDVNADPEVQRCSGWQEYKQLLQRRHLQKTQSRPPHLWDQPVTPLLSPGRADSPVPCFRRPCSHSRSADLCDADDPPC, encoded by the exons ATGGATCCCGAGCCCGAGTCGGCCTCCGTGGAGGTTCCGGCCGGGCGCGTGCTCAG TGCCCCGGAGCTCTTCGCCGCACGTTCCCGGTCCCAGAAGCTGCCCCAGCGCTCGCATGGCCCCAAGGACTTCCTCCCCGACGGCTCGGAGGCCCAGGCCGAGCGGCTGCGCTTGTGCCGCCAGGAGCTCTGGCAGCTGCTGGCCGAGGAGCGCGTGGAGCGCCT GGGCAGTTTGGTGGCCGCCGAGTGGAGACCAGAAGAAGGCTTCGTGGAGTTGAAGTCTCCTGCG GGTAAATTTTGGCAGACCATGGGCTTTTCAGAGCAGGGCCGGCAGCGGCTTCACCCAGAAGAGGCCTTGTATCTGCTGGAATGT GGCTCCATCCAGCTCTTCCACCAAGACCTGCCACTGTCTATCCAAGAGGCCTACCAGCTGCTGCTGACTGAGGACACGGTGACTTTCCTGCAGTACCAG gTCTTCAGCCACCTGAAGAGACTCGGCTATGTGGTTCGACGATTCCAACCAAG CTCCGTCCTGTCCCCTTACGAGCGGCAGCTGAACTTGGACGGTGGTGCCCCGTGCCTGGAGGGCAAGAGGAAGAGGAGGCGCTCCAGCTCTCA GTCCATTAATAAGAAGCCCAAGGCCTTGCAGAACCCCCTGCAGGGGATGGATGGGACACCTGAGAGCCCAGCAACCTGCAGCCCACCTCCCCAGAAGCAGAACAGCTGCCACCCAGAGGAGGAACCCCAAGAGTCAAGCCCCGTAAAGAGCCCCGTGGGGCCCCTTCAGCTTCTGGGGTCCCTGGAGCCCTGCCCTGGTCTGGGCAGGGAGGGACCGCAATGCAGCCCAGAGAATGGCAAAATAGAGGACGGGGTCATGGGGGCTCGTAAGCCCCGCTGGAACTTTGAGCAGATCTCCTTCCCCAACATGGCTGCGGACAGCCGCCATACCCTCCTGCTCGCCCCCGCCCCCGAGCTGCTCCCAGCCAACGTGGCTGGACGGGAGACGGACGCAGAGTCCTGGTGCCAGAGGCTCAACCAGCGGAAGGAGAAGCTGTCTCGGCGGGAACGGGAGCGACAGGCAGAGGCCCAGCACTTCCGAGAGGATGTGAACGCTGACCCTGAGGTGCAGCGCTGCTCTGGCTGGCAGGAGTACAAGCAGCTGCTGCAACGGCGGCACCTGCAGAAGACCCAGAGCCGCCCCCCACACCTGTGGGACCAGCCTGTCACCCCCTTGCTGAGTCCTGGTCGGGCCGACTCCCCAG TGCCTTGTTTTCGCCGCCCTTGTAGCCACAGTCGTTCAGCAGATCTCTGTGATGCGGACGACCCACCTTGCTGA